CGGTAATCGGTGGCCTTACCGTCGACGAGATGTGGGGCACGGTGCTGTTCAGTGGCGCCGTCGGGATGGTGCTGGGGATTGCTTTCGCGATTCTGACCCATGTTTGGGCGCTGATCATCGTCGGCGCATTGGCGGGAGGTGTACTGGGTTTGACCGTTGCCAGCCGCCTGTTAAGGCGATGGAAACGCGGGAGGCCGGACACATGGCTGTATCGCCAGATGCAACTGACGCTCGCCCAACACTTTCCCACCTGGAACAACGCACGCCTGATCACTCGCAGTGGTGCCTGGACCTGCCGTCGCACGGAGGGCTCATGACCTACCGCAAAAAAGTGGATGCGCAACACGCCCACATCAGCAGCCTGCGTCTGATCATTGGTCTGCTGGTGATTCTGGGGCTCTATATGGCTTACGGCTGGCAAAGCGCCCCGCGCGATCTAACCATCCACGTTCCGCCATACCTTAGATCCGGCAGCACCCGCCATTGGTGGGACGTTCCGACGGAGTCCGTGTATGCCTTCGGTTTTTATATTTTCCAGCAGATCAACCGCTGGCCGAATGACGGTGAAGTCGACTACGAGGACAACATCACCCGTCTAGGCAGCTATCTCACACCGACCTGCAAGGCGTACCTGCAGAAAGACTTCGAGCTTCGCCGTAACAGCGGCGAGCTGCGCAGGCGCGAGCGCGGTGTCTCTGAGATCCCTGGGCGCGGGCTGAACGATACGTCGGTACAACGCATCGAGACGCTCAGCATCAACGACTGGACTGTGAACCTAGACATCATCGCGGACGAGCACTACGGCGGTGAAATTGTGAAGCGCGCCTTTGCCCGCTATCCCCTGCACATCATTCGCTCCGACATCGATCCCGAAACCAACCCCTTCGGCCTCGCCTGGGACTGCTACAGCGGTAGCCCCCAACGGATCGAGGTCTCTGCTGAACTGCCAAAATCCGGAGGCAAGCCATGATGCGCCGCCTGCTCGTTGCTGGGTTACTCACACTCGGCCAGTGCGCTATCGCCAATGCCGTGGAAATCATGCGCTGGGAGCGTATTCCGCTGGCGTTGCCATTGATCGTCGGGCAAGAGCGCATTGTCTTTGTCGATCAAAATATTCGAGTCGGTATACCCCGCAACCTGGTCGACAAGCTGCGCGTTCAAAGCACAGGCGGTGCGCTGTACCTGCTGGCTCAGGAGCCGATTGAACCCACTCGCCTGCAACTGCAAAACGTGGTCAGCGGCGAGATCATGCTGGTGGACATCATCGCGACAGCCGGAACTGCAAACCAGCAAGCCCCTGAGCCGGTGAAGATCGTTGCCGGCGAAAGCCCTGCCACACGATATGGGCAAGCCAGCGCCAAAGCTTCGAGCAACCGCCCTACCCCGCCGTCCGATCACTCTGCCGAGGAGGTCTCACAGATGCCTCATCGTGAAACACCTCTGCCCGTCGTGATGACGCGGTATGCCGCCCAGATGCTGTATGCGCCTCTACGCACGGTTGAACCCTTGGAGGGCATCGCCCAGGTCAAGCTCAATCGGGGAATGAACCTCAGCACCCTGCTCCCGACCTTGCCAGTGGAAGCGTCTGCCTTAGGTGCGTGGCGATTGGATGAGTACAGGGTGACGGCAGTGAAGCTGCGCAACTCCAGCGCCCAACACCTGGCTCTTGATCCAAGGGACCTCATGGGAGATTTCGTCACTGCGACATTCCAGCACCCCTACCTCGGGGCCCACGGTGATGCCAGCGACACAACGACGGTGTATCTGGTAACCCGTGGCCATGGCCTGGCCGAATCAATCCTGCCGGTGGCCATCGGGCAGATCGATCCGAAAGGAGGGCGCCGTGAAGAATAATCCGCTGCTCAAATTCCTGGTTATTCCGTTCGCGATCCTGGCGATTTTCATCGTGGCCAAGTTGTTCAGTGGCGGCAGTGCACAGCCGGACGCTCAAGAAACTGAGGCCCTAATGCTCAGTGCTGACGAGGCGAAAAAACTGGGTGTGGACGGTGATACTCCCGCCGACACCCTGCGGACCATCGTTTCGGAGAGCCGGCAGCTCAAAACACAAGTCTCCAACGCATTGAAAAGCAACGACGAGCTGAAGCAGCAGAATCTGGATTTAACTCAACGCCTTCAGAACATCGACCAAAACGTCGACAGCAAACTGAAAAGCGCCCAGGACACGCTGAAAGAACAATCGCAGCAGCAAAGCCAATCACTCCTGGACAACTTGCAACAACAGCTCAACACCTTGAGCAACAAAACCGAGGCGATGAACTCGACAGTGGCTGACTTGCCCATCGGGTTTGGCTTGCAGCCAGGTGATGGCGAGGGTTTCAAAAAAGCCCCCAGCACCGACATCATTTGGATCGAAGCGCAGGACGCCAGGCCGGTAGACGTCAACGGCAAACCGATTGCGGCGGGTTCGACTCAAGCAGCCAATGGCTTCAGCTTTCCTACATCGTTTGGTGAAGCCTTGGGCCATGGCCAGAACACGCTGAATGCCAGCGCCCAAGCGGTGGCGAGTGAAGTCTCCCCGCAGGAAGCGCGCAAACAGGTGCGCAAGGTTTACACCCTGCCCCAGAACTCAACGTTGATGGGGTCGGTAGCGATGTCCGCGCTGATCGGCCGAGTGCCTATCGACGGCACCGTCAACGACCCCTACCCGTTCAAGGTCCTGATCGGCCCGGACAACCTCGCCGCCAACGGAATCGACTTACCCGACGTCGCCGGCGCCGTCGCCAGCGGAACGGCGGCAGGCGACTGGACACTGTCCTGCGTGCGCGGGCAGATCAAAAGCCTGACGTTTGTCTTCAACGACGGCACCGTCCGCACGCTCCCCGCACCGCCCGAGGAAGCAGCGGGCAGCAGCAACCAGGCTTCGAACCAGGGTGGCCTGGGCTGGATCAGCGACGCCTACGGCATTCCCTGCATCAGTGGCGAACGCAAGAGCAACGCCTCGCAGTACATCGGCTCCCAGGTGCTGATCACCGCTGCCGGCGCCGGTGCCGCTTCGCTGATCAAGCCGGACGGCAACGTCAGTTCCTTCGTGAACACCCAGTCCGGGGCGGTGGGCACCGTGGGGCTTTCCGGCAGTGAAGCCATGGGCAAGATCATTGGCCAAGGCGTCAATGACATCTCCAGCTGGGTCAACAAGCTCTACGGACAAGCCTTTGCGGCCGTGTACGTGCAGCCCGGCGCGAAAGTCGCCGTGCACCTGGACCAGCAGTTGGCCATCGATTACGAACTCAAGGGCCGCAAGGTCGACTATCGCTCAGGAGCCCGTCATGTCTCGACTGCGCTTGATTAACTACGGTGTATGGCTGGCCGTTACGCTGCTGTCCACGGGTTGCGCCACGAGCAAAGAGGAACTGCTGCCTCATGGCGACAACACGATGATGGATGTGTGGGAGCAAGGGGCCATTGGTTCAAGTAACAGCGCCAGCAGCCGTCAGTTGCTCGACGCGCGCCTGGGTCTACGAAGGTCGTTGGAGGATGGGCGGGCCGAGAATATTGCGTACACCCGCACGGTTCAAAACGAGATCTACAGCCAGTTTAAGCGCCTGCCTAACCCGGACCTGGTGATGTACGTATTCCCCCATTTGGCGGGCTCAGACCCGGCGCCTATTCCGGGATACAGCACAGTCTTCCCGCTGTATCAGCGCGTGCAGTACGCCATGCCGGGTGAGCGGACGGAGGATTACTGATGGACCTCTTTGAGCGTTTCAACAAGCGAAAGACAGCTGATTTTGAAGCCCCGGATAACACCGATTCAGCAACACAGCGCTACTTGAGCCGGTTGGCAGCGCTGGGCATCCCCTCTCCAGAAGACTGGCGAAACCCGAAGAAAAAACCTGCAACCACGGCTGATGTTCGTCGCCTGTACAACGTCAATCCATCCTTCGTAGACCTGCTGCCCTGGATCGATTACCTGCCTGACGAGCAAGCCATGTTGTTGGAGGACGGTGTATCCCGCGCAGCCTTTTTTGAGCTGACGCCGATCGGCACCGAAGGCCGAGACCCCGAGTGGCTGCGCAAAGCGCGTGATGCCCTGGAGAACGCTCTGCAGGATTCCTTCGACGAGCTGGAAACATCGCCATGGGTAGTTCAGTTGTACGCCCAGGACGAAACCAACTGGGACGACTACCTGCAACGACTGCACGACTACATTCAGCCTCGCGCACGGGGCACCACGTTTACCGAGCATTACCTGGCGCTCATGAAGCAGCACCTGGAAGCCATCTCTAAACCGGGCGGCCTGTTCGAAGACACCAAAGTCAGCCAGTTGCCCTGGAGAGGTCAGCAGCGTCGTGTTCGGCTCGTAGTCTATCGACGGACCCGCGGCGTGGAAGCCGATGTGCGCGGCCAGGCCCCTGGCCCCTACCTGAAAATCATCTGTGACCGCTTGGTGGGAGGCCTGGAAAACGCCGGCATAAAAACTCACCGCATGGATGGCCATGCCATCCGGCACTGGTTGATTCACTGGTTCAATCCCCGACCGGATCACCTCGGCCCCACAGATGCTGACATACGCCGTTTCTACGAACTGGTGAGCAAGCCTGTGCCGGATGCGGGACCAGACGAATTGCCGCTCGCCAGCGGCACCGATTTCTCACAGAACCTTTGCTACCGCGAACCACTGTCAGACATGGAAAAAGGCCTGTGGTACTTCGACGGCCTCCCCCACCGTGTGGTGATGCTTGATCGACTGCGCGGCGCACCGAAGACAGGCCACCTGACCGGTGAAACCCGCAAGGGTGGCGATGCGCTCAACGCGCTGTTCGACAAAATGCCGGAGGACACCATCCTCTGCATCACGCTCGTGATTACGCCCCAGGACATTCTTGAGGGGCATCTGGAGCAGCTTGCACGTAAGGCCATCGGCGATACGCAGGCATCGGTACTGACGCGCGAAGATGTAGGTACAGCGCGGAAAATGCTAGGGCGCCATCACAAGCTATACAAGGGCAGCGTGGCGTTTTTCCTACGCGGAAAGGACCAGGTGCAATTGCAGGAGCGCAGCCTGCAACTCAGCACCGCGCTGTTGGGTGCCGGCATGGAACCCGTCGAGCCGCAGGACGAGGTCGCCCCACTGAACTCCTACGTCAGATGGCTACCCGGCAACTTCGACCCGAACGAACGCAAAGCCCTGGAATGGTACGTACAGCTGATGTTCGCCCAGCACATTGCGAACCTGGCGCCCGTCTGGGGCAGATCTACCGGGACCGGACACCCGGGAATTACCCTGTTCAACCGTGGCGGGGCTCCAATTACATTCGACCCACTCAACAAACTCGACCGCCAGATGAACGCACACCTGTTCATGTTCGGCCCGACCGGTGCCGGCAAGTCGGCCAGCGCGACCGGCATGCTGAATCAGTTGGTCGCGATCTACCGCCCGCGCCTGTTCATTGTTGAGGCGGGTAACAGCTTTGGGTTGTTCGGTGATTTTGCGAAGAAGCTGGGTTTGACGGTGAACCGTGTCCGGCTATCGCCTGGGTCAGGTGTAAGCCTGGCGCCGTTCGCCGACGCGGTGAAGCTTGTCGTGCCGAGCCGAAACGTGAAGGTTCTAACGGCTGACGACATTGAAGCCTCGGACGAGCACCTGGTCAGCCAGACAGAGGACGATCAACGAGACATTCTGGGCGAGATGGAAATTGCCGCCCGGTTGATGATCACCGGCGGCGAAGATCGGGAAGATGCGCGACTGACCCGCGCGGATCGTAGCGCCATTCGCCAGTGCATTCTCAATGCGGCGCAGAAGTGTGTGGCCGCACAGCGAATCGTCTTGCCAGAAGACATTCGTGACGCCCTCCGAGATACCGCATTGGAGCCTGGCATCCCGTCGGCTCGTAGCGCGCGTTTTTTGGAGATGGCTGAGGCCATGTCCATGTTCTGTATGGGCAACGAGGCAGACATGTTCAACCGGCCCGGTACACCGTGGCCGGAGGCGGACATCACCATCGTCGACCTGGCTACGTACGCGCGCGAAGGCTACAGCGCACAGATGGCCATCTCGTATATCTCACTGCTGAACACCGTGAATAACATTGCAGAGCGCGACCAGTTCAAGGGCCGACCGTTGGTGTTTTTCACTGACGAAGGGCATATCCAACTGAAGGTTCCGCTGCTGTGTTCCTACTCCGTCAAGATCACGAAGATGTGGCGCAAGCTTGGGGCCTGGTATTGGATGGCCACGCAAAACGTGGACGACGTGCCGCCTGAGGCATCAGCCTTGCTCAATATGATTGAGTGGTGGATCTGCTTGAACATGCCGCCGGATGAGGTGGAGAAGATCGCGCGGTTTCGTGAGCTGAGCGCAGCTCAGAAATCGATGATGCTGTCGGCGCGGAAGGAGAGCGGGAAGTTTACGGAGGGGGTGGTTCTTTCGAAGAGCATGGAGATGCTGTTTCGAGCGGTGCCGCCGAGTTTGCATCTGGCGTTGGCGATGACTGAACCGGAGGAGAAGAAGCAGCGGTTTGACATTATGAAATCAACGGAATGCGACGAATTGGATGCAGCTATTGAAGTTGCAACGTTGCTAGATCAATGCCGAGGTATCGAAGCACGCCAGACCAAAGAAGCCAGTAACGGTAACTAAAAAGGCATGCTGCTGGGATAGCTTGGCAAGCATGGGATAGTGCAGACATTTGTTAAACTCAATGATTCCGCTCAAATACCGTGAAACATAATAAGCTCCGTCGGACTCTCAGATTTTAGAAATTAAAAACAATACATTTGACCTCAGAGACCGTAAGCACACCCTCTCTTCACCCCATTTTAATTTTGCACCATCAACAGACCAATACTTCATGACGCACACCCCTCTACACCTACCAAAAACCAAAAGCAACTGTCAACATTGACAGTTGTCTTTTCAAATATCAGCACCAATAATCTTGCGACGCAGCCGACGAAAAACAAGACCTAATATCCCGGCACTCTCACAAGGAGGATGACCATGATTACTTTAATAAAAAAAATAGCAATCTATACATCATTCATGTACAGCGCACATTACGCATCAGTCCAAGCGGCTACACTTATCGACCTTGGGCACGCCGCTGGCGCGCAATGTACTACAGCGTGGGTTAATGACAACTCACAAATTGTAGGTAACTGCACCCCCCCTAGCACTACCGCTAATAATGCCCCATGGCTCGCTGCAAACTTGAATACTCCCCAACAAACACTACCTCCCTTAGCCTCCGGGCAGCCCTGCTGGGTGATAGGGATTTCAAATAGCGGCGCAATAGTCGGCAATTGTAACGACGCTAACAATATTCCATTTGCAGTCACTTGGAACGCTGCCTCCCCCACCACTTCCCCAACACAACTAAAACCTTTACCGGGAACATTATTATTTCCGCTATTGCGGCCAGCCGATGTCAAAACGGCCCTAAGCGCACAAAACAAACATGGTGCAGTATTGGGAAAAAGTATCAGTCCAGGTTCAGAAGCAACCGTAGTACTTTACCTTTCTGGCGCAAATACACCTTTGCGAATATCTGACTGGGGAGATAACTGCTCTGGTGCAGACATTAACAGCACGTCGATCAATGGCTACCCTAGCATTGCAATGAACTGCCCAGGGACAGGAGGGACGTTTATAGCTAGCGTCGTAATGCGGGGCGTCAGCGGTTACAGCCGCACCACGTTAGCCACACCACCCGGAGCCAGTTATTGCTTTGTGACATCATTAAACGATCAGCTTCAACTGGTAGGAACTTGTATCTACCCAAACTCCGCAGCAAACGTCAGCAAAACAGCATTCTGGGCAAGTCCGACTAGTATTCCAAATATGCTGGAGGTTCCAGTGAGCACTAAAAATTACGGAGTCGCCATTAACAGTCAGGGAAAAATACTTGCACGCGGAATGGGTTCACAAGGTATCTCACAAGATTTATTCTGGGAAGATCCGTCAACCACTTTTAGCGTCCAACCAATCCTTCCACTTTCTGGGAGTGTCAGCACCACTGCTGTGGGATTAGCAGATAATAATACGGTCGCATTAAACTGCGAAAACGCTAGTGAACACCCTACCGGCTGCATATGGACCTCAACAGGAGGAACTCAAGCGCTCTCACCCATAAATGGAGGATTAAAAAGTTGGCTTAACGGAATCTCATCATCGGGGGAATATGTATTTGGAAGCGCCAACAACAGCTCTCAAAACCAGAGTGCTGTAGCTGCTACATTACCATAGCCTCAAGCCCCCCTCACCACCACAAAGCTTATAACAATAGAAACATTTCAGAAGCAAATCAGACAGGAAAAAACCATGAAAACCCAAGCAAAGAACAACGTCACCCAGTACAACTTCAATGCCTGCCTTACAGCAGTAGCAATCGGATTCCATAGTTTTTCCGCCCAAGCAACAAACTGGAATCAAACAAACCCTCTAGACTCTGTAACACAGCAAGAAACAACCAATACCTATAACAAATCATTAATACCTGAGAATTTAGCAAAGGTTCTAAAATGGGATCGTAACGGTATACCCTCCCCCCCTTTGCTCGGAAATGCAGGCCCTTTTATTAACACCCTCTTTAACGAGACCGAACCTACACCCGATAAGCTTTACCGTTAGCATCTCACCAATTAAAAACGACCTAAACACATACCACTCCGCACCTTACTTTTTTACTGCCCAATTGATAAACCACATTAATTTCAATACCATCACACTGCGACTTAGCAGAGAAGAAACAGAAAAACTCACTTAACACCACACCAAGAATTTCACCAGAATTTAATCTTCCCCCCACTCAAAATTCTGGGACGGGTGTTCGCCCCTGCGGATCTGTCCCCACTGGTGATCATCGCAAAGCGAATGACTGCGCAGACCAAAAGCCCATATTACTCCGAGCCATCAATTTCGGAAAATCAGCTCTCGTCAGCATTCCTCATAAAATACGTACACACCCAAAACTCTTTTTCCTACTGCGAATTTTTAGATCATCCGGTTTGCTATACCAAATCACCCACGGTAGGCACCATGACTGGCTCTAATTCAAAACCTAATCAGATACTGCGCGGCTTACTACCCCTGTTCATGCTATACAAGCCCTTGATAGCTAGTGCAGAAACATTGATTGTAACTGATCAAGCACACCCGATATCCGCTCACTCAGGGGCGCGCATCATTCATTTAGATTCTCTACCGCGCATTGAGGTCGAGCTATCACACTTCCTACCCTCAACCCAAGAACATGCACCAACAACAATCCAACACTATCTTTCCACTCCCACAGGTAAACGCCTTCAATACAATCTTAATCAGGCTCACTTGGAAATCACTGACGCCTGGAGCCTGGGTATCGAAAAAATTCCAGCAGTTGTCGTTGACCGTCGATATGTAGTTTACGGCGAGATGGACGTGGCCAAAGCAGTCGAATTGATAAATCAACACCGGAGTTCATCGCAATGAAGCGTGTAGCCCGACTGATCCGCCCACTATCACTGGCAATATCCTTCAGCCTATCTTTCAGCACATCAGCCGCAATCAACTCCGCAGCAATCATCACCTCCTCCCTCTCCCCCACCTGCCTTGAGTACCAGGTAGTCGGAATCTGCTACTGGCTACTCTGCACAAACTTCGGCTGCAAGGTCAGAACCTCCGCCAAGGTACGCCATTACGTACCAGACGCCGTCGTGTCGGCCTACTCCAGCACCGGAATGAACCCATGGGTAGAGATGTCTCCTCTCGGTTCACCAAACCCCATGGCGCAGGCAGGCGAGGACGGCACCACCAACCACGTCGCTGAAAACACCACTATCAAGTTCAAGGAGGCCGACGTCATCGGCCACCCCGGCGGTGCGACGTTCAGCCAGTTCGCCAGCGCCTCGGGCTACGCATGCAAAGGGGCTACCTTGCCGCTTGTGCCCTACTTCCTCAGCACGCTGGACCCTGTTGCCTGGCGATACGGAATGCCCGAATCCGTATACCCCGAAGCCCTCATCCCAGGGATGCGCGAAGTTGGTAGCCTTTTCACGGCGAGCAGTTGGGGAAATCTCTACCCACGCAGCGGCTTCCTCAATCAGGTCGACGACTACAAGGCCGGTGCAGTCATCGTGCAGCGTGCTGGCGACATCACGACCCGCCTCGGCCAGGTTCACGTCTATCAGCCGATGCGCGCCCTCCCCATGCCAGGTTACTGGCCGGCAGGTGAGCTGCGGGAAGGCATAGCGCTGACTGGCAAATGGCAAGAGTTGACCCCAGCGCTCAACCCGACCTGCGCAACGTTCCCCAGCATCATGCCCAGTATTGACTCAGTGAGCGGCGGTTACGCCTGGGCGCTGTGGCGGCCGTATTCCTGCTGTCAGCGGCGCGGTCAGACCTTTCTGGGCAGCACTGGCCTCTAATGAAATCGGAGCACCACATGACATTTACCCCGTGGGCGGTCGGACTGGCCTTCGGTCTGCTCAGTGCGATGGCGAGCGCTGCTGACCCCATCAACGCTTCAACCTCCGGCAGCGTCATTGGCGACGACGTGCTCTATAGCATCGGCGGCGGCAACGCGGTGACCATGGGCAGCGCCGGCAACATGGACAGCATTTCCGTGGGCGCCGGCTGGAATACCAATCTGATCTGCGGAAACATGAGCCTGAGCAGCACCCTGGAAAACCAGTTGAACGGGGCAACCTCAGGCTTCCAGAACATCATGAGTACCGTGGTACAGAACGCGACTGGCGCGGTTGCCTCTCTGCCGGCATTGATTCTGCAACGTGCCAACCCCGCCCTCTACAACTTGATCACTAACGGCATCCTGCAGGCGCGATTGGATTTTGATCGTTCCAAGAGCACCTGCCGCGCTATCGGCGACAGGATGGCAGACATCGCCGGCAATCAGATGGGATGGGGCAAGCTCGCAGAGGGTCAAGCGATGAGCCAAACCCTGAGCGCCAACAGCGACGCGGTGTCTGCCGTCGAACAAGTTGAGAAGAAGGCAGGCAACGATGGAGTTACCTGGGTCGGCGGAGATCGAGCGGGCGGTTCAAGCCAGAAGCCGATTCGTATCGTGGGCGATGTGACCAAAGCCGGTTACAACCTGCTCAACAAGCGCAGTGCCGAGGACACGTCCTCCATCAGCAAGGACGAATGCCGCAATGGCCTGGTGTGCAATGTCTGGTCCTCCCCGCAAGAAGCCAGCAGCTTCGCCAATCGTGTCCTCGGCGAACAACAACAGCAGACCTGTGACAACTGCCCAACGACTGTCACCGCCGCAGGCGTGGGGCTGACGCCTCTGATCCAGGAAACCTACGACACCAAGCTGAAAGCCCTGCAGGAAATGTTGTCGGGCAGCAAACCTCTGTCGCTGGAAAACCTCACTGCCGCCAGCAGCAACTCGCTGCCGATCACCCGAGGCGTTATAGCGGCCCTGAAAGATGAGCGCGACCAGGATGTGCTTGCCCGTCGGTTGGCATCCGAAGTTGCACTCTCCGATGTGCTTGAAAAAGCGCTGATCCTGCAGCGCACGCTGCTTGCCGGAAGCAGGGAGCCGAACGTCGCTGCGAACGACCTGGCCGTCCAGGCGGTGAACCAGCAGACGTCATCCCTGCAACAGGAAATCGGCAATCTCAAGATGGAATTGGACATGCGCCAGCAGCTCGCAAACAACTCCCCCATGACCATCATCGAGCGTGGAAAAGCCCGTGCTGAAAACTCTCGCGGCGTGTTCCAGGGGGATCCAGAAACCGACCGTCTGAACGAATTGCAGTCAGCCCCCAACGAGCCGGCAGTGAGACATAGGCCATGACTGATATTCAAAACTCAGCCGCCATGACGAAACACTCTCTGACACGCCGGATCGGGCGCGCCCTTCTGATGGGATTCGGTGTGTCGCTCACTTTGATGATGCTGTGCGCCGCCTTCCTGGTCTCATTTGCCAGCGCCAAACAGTGGGAGGTGTGGAGCAGCAACCATTACTGGGAACTCCTCGCCTGGCGACTATTGCTCTACATAGCCCTGATGGTCGCCTGGACGAAACTCAAGGCGCGCCTTCCCGAGCCTGTTCGACTGAAAAATCGAGGCCGCTTAACGAGAATCGAAATTTTGATCGTGCTGCTGTTTGCGCTGATCGAACTGAGCAAAGTTCTACTGCTACACGGGGGTGCCTGATGACGCTCTATACCAACGATTACCTGGAGTATTACCTCACCCTGGTCGCGTGGATCATCAACAACGGGATCTGGGCGATGATCCAGGACAGCGGCCTGTTCGCCCTGCCCTTCTGCATCATCGTCATCCGTGAATGGCTGAAGGTGCGCGGAGAAGGTGCTGATGAGGGCAACAAGGGCGTGCTTTCGTTGGCGCGGATCGAAACCCATATCTACGTCGGCTTCGTAGTCGTGGCGTTCTGTGGCGTGCCGGCCGTCAACGTGAGCTTCGACACCTTGGCGTTTGATCAAAGCCGATCCCAGCAATGCCAATACAACCTACCGGCACCGACCGAAACGGGTTGGAACACCACATTCAGCTCCCTCGCGGGCAAGAGCGCCGAGATGCCCATGTGGTGGGCGTTTATGCACTCCATGTCCAAAGCGTTGACCAGCGGCGCCGTGGCAGCCATCCCGTGTGGTACAGACCTGCGACAGATGAGGATGGAGATCGATCGGACGCGGATTAACAATCCATTGCTGGCCCAGGAAGTCGCCGACTTCACCCACGACTGCTACGGCCCGTCACGCGCACGGTTGTTTATGCGCAGCCCTGAGGTGGTCGCCGATAAAAATACGACAGACATCCTCGCGGACCTGAGCTGGATTGGGTCGCGTCATCTGCTGAACTCCGCCGGGTACTACGACACCGATTACTCCAAAACGCCCCGCACGGCTTGGCCGTACAACCCTGCTCGTGATGTTGGCTTGCCGCAGGTAACGGGAGGCGGTGGCTACCCGACGTGTAAGCAATGGTGGAGTGATGCAGGTGTAGGCCTGAAAGAGCGCCTGCAGAGCCAGGTCGATCCAGATTTGCTGACTCGATTTTTGGGTTGGGCGAAGTGGATGTCCCCGGAGAAGGTCAATGAGTCACTCGTTCGGCAGTTGGTGTCACCCTCGAATCAGGTGAAGGGTGATGTGTACTCGGATTACGGCGGGCAAATTGGCGGGACTATCTGGAATGGCCTGGCCAGGGCAACGGGGACGATTGGCGTTGCGATGGGCTCGCTGGGGTATTTTCCTGGAATGGATATGGTGCGTCAGGCGTTGCCGATGGTTATGGCGTTTTTGAAGATGGCCATGGTGATCTGTATTCCGTTTGTGTTGATTCTGGGGGCCTATCAGCTAAGGGTCGCGATGACGATGACTGTTGTGTTCTTTGCGCTGATATTCGTCGATTTCTGGTTTCAACTGGCGAGGTGGGTGGATAGCACCA
The genomic region above belongs to Pseudomonas azotoformans and contains:
- a CDS encoding TIGR03750 family conjugal transfer protein, which produces MPDVLEDGTLSFLPTRLNDQPAVIGGLTVDEMWGTVLFSGAVGMVLGIAFAILTHVWALIIVGALAGGVLGLTVASRLLRRWKRGRPDTWLYRQMQLTLAQHFPTWNNARLITRSGAWTCRRTEGS
- a CDS encoding PFL_4703 family integrating conjugative element protein, which gives rise to MTYRKKVDAQHAHISSLRLIIGLLVILGLYMAYGWQSAPRDLTIHVPPYLRSGSTRHWWDVPTESVYAFGFYIFQQINRWPNDGEVDYEDNITRLGSYLTPTCKAYLQKDFELRRNSGELRRRERGVSEIPGRGLNDTSVQRIETLSINDWTVNLDIIADEHYGGEIVKRAFARYPLHIIRSDIDPETNPFGLAWDCYSGSPQRIEVSAELPKSGGKP
- a CDS encoding TIGR03749 family integrating conjugative element protein produces the protein MMRRLLVAGLLTLGQCAIANAVEIMRWERIPLALPLIVGQERIVFVDQNIRVGIPRNLVDKLRVQSTGGALYLLAQEPIEPTRLQLQNVVSGEIMLVDIIATAGTANQQAPEPVKIVAGESPATRYGQASAKASSNRPTPPSDHSAEEVSQMPHRETPLPVVMTRYAAQMLYAPLRTVEPLEGIAQVKLNRGMNLSTLLPTLPVEASALGAWRLDEYRVTAVKLRNSSAQHLALDPRDLMGDFVTATFQHPYLGAHGDASDTTTVYLVTRGHGLAESILPVAIGQIDPKGGRREE
- a CDS encoding TIGR03752 family integrating conjugative element protein; this encodes MKNNPLLKFLVIPFAILAIFIVAKLFSGGSAQPDAQETEALMLSADEAKKLGVDGDTPADTLRTIVSESRQLKTQVSNALKSNDELKQQNLDLTQRLQNIDQNVDSKLKSAQDTLKEQSQQQSQSLLDNLQQQLNTLSNKTEAMNSTVADLPIGFGLQPGDGEGFKKAPSTDIIWIEAQDARPVDVNGKPIAAGSTQAANGFSFPTSFGEALGHGQNTLNASAQAVASEVSPQEARKQVRKVYTLPQNSTLMGSVAMSALIGRVPIDGTVNDPYPFKVLIGPDNLAANGIDLPDVAGAVASGTAAGDWTLSCVRGQIKSLTFVFNDGTVRTLPAPPEEAAGSSNQASNQGGLGWISDAYGIPCISGERKSNASQYIGSQVLITAAGAGAASLIKPDGNVSSFVNTQSGAVGTVGLSGSEAMGKIIGQGVNDISSWVNKLYGQAFAAVYVQPGAKVAVHLDQQLAIDYELKGRKVDYRSGARHVSTALD
- a CDS encoding TIGR03751 family conjugal transfer lipoprotein translates to MSRLRLINYGVWLAVTLLSTGCATSKEELLPHGDNTMMDVWEQGAIGSSNSASSRQLLDARLGLRRSLEDGRAENIAYTRTVQNEIYSQFKRLPNPDLVMYVFPHLAGSDPAPIPGYSTVFPLYQRVQYAMPGERTEDY
- a CDS encoding conjugative transfer ATPase; protein product: MDLFERFNKRKTADFEAPDNTDSATQRYLSRLAALGIPSPEDWRNPKKKPATTADVRRLYNVNPSFVDLLPWIDYLPDEQAMLLEDGVSRAAFFELTPIGTEGRDPEWLRKARDALENALQDSFDELETSPWVVQLYAQDETNWDDYLQRLHDYIQPRARGTTFTEHYLALMKQHLEAISKPGGLFEDTKVSQLPWRGQQRRVRLVVYRRTRGVEADVRGQAPGPYLKIICDRLVGGLENAGIKTHRMDGHAIRHWLIHWFNPRPDHLGPTDADIRRFYELVSKPVPDAGPDELPLASGTDFSQNLCYREPLSDMEKGLWYFDGLPHRVVMLDRLRGAPKTGHLTGETRKGGDALNALFDKMPEDTILCITLVITPQDILEGHLEQLARKAIGDTQASVLTREDVGTARKMLGRHHKLYKGSVAFFLRGKDQVQLQERSLQLSTALLGAGMEPVEPQDEVAPLNSYVRWLPGNFDPNERKALEWYVQLMFAQHIANLAPVWGRSTGTGHPGITLFNRGGAPITFDPLNKLDRQMNAHLFMFGPTGAGKSASATGMLNQLVAIYRPRLFIVEAGNSFGLFGDFAKKLGLTVNRVRLSPGSGVSLAPFADAVKLVVPSRNVKVLTADDIEASDEHLVSQTEDDQRDILGEMEIAARLMITGGEDREDARLTRADRSAIRQCILNAAQKCVAAQRIVLPEDIRDALRDTALEPGIPSARSARFLEMAEAMSMFCMGNEADMFNRPGTPWPEADITIVDLATYAREGYSAQMAISYISLLNTVNNIAERDQFKGRPLVFFTDEGHIQLKVPLLCSYSVKITKMWRKLGAWYWMATQNVDDVPPEASALLNMIEWWICLNMPPDEVEKIARFRELSAAQKSMMLSARKESGKFTEGVVLSKSMEMLFRAVPPSLHLALAMTEPEEKKQRFDIMKSTECDELDAAIEVATLLDQCRGIEARQTKEASNGN